The proteins below are encoded in one region of Mya arenaria isolate MELC-2E11 chromosome 15, ASM2691426v1:
- the LOC128220030 gene encoding somatostatin receptor type 4-like: MSSVDNITAEEAEGGDYESDHISPSLFLFAKYITIYLQPVICTAGLLGNFISFCVFLSKGMRKISSNLYLAALSGSGFGFNVVLFFQWLEFVHIPIIHMQGFCQAIVYLGYIFSFLSVWLIVCITVENYIVTFHLSKAVIYCTVFRAKVVIGILIMFSVILYSGQFWTTSVIEVYENYTICTEVNEYAQLNRIYYFWDTITTMVLPIIITSVLIVAILSRNLFTSQNIGGRDNSIYRRLSKKQKCLVRITRVLLAISLTFVILSGPTHANKLRHLILTELNGAQRPYTLSDRVLQQIFQIIYYLSSCLNIVYYLIWSHNFRKEIRRLLCLIPGQSESGIRGLENRSKTKSNNETNQMGKGAKSGCRTIVDKPTNPKSQITML, encoded by the exons ATGTCAAGCGTGGACAATATTACCGCTGAGGAAGCGGAGGGTGGAGACTACGAGAGTGATCATATATCGCCATCTCTCTTCCTGTTTGCCAAGTACATCACCATATACCTCCAGCCCGTCATTTGTACCGCGGGGCTTCTTGGCAATTTCATATCCTTCTGTGTGTTCCTGTCAAAAGGAATGAGGAAAATCTCGTCAAACTTATACCTTGCGG CTTTGTCCGGGAGTGGTTTTGGTTTCAACGTGGTGCTTTTCTTCCAATGGCTCGAGTTTGTTCACATCCCAATTATTCACATGCAGGGATTTTGTCAGGCAATCGTCTATCTAGGCTATATATTCAG tttccTGTCTGTTTGGCTGATTGTGTGTATAACAGTGGAAAATTACATCGTTACTTTCCATTTATCCAAGGCGGTCATTTACTGCACGGTCTTTCGTGCTAAAGTTGTGATTGGAATCCTGATTATGTTTTCTGTGATACTCTATAGCGGACAATTCTGGACGACTAGTGTTATAGAAGTATACGAGAACTACACAATCTGTACCGAAGTGAACGAATACGCACAACTTAACAGAATATATTACTTCTGGGACACGATCACAACAATGGTCCTTCCGATTATAATCACTTCTGTTCTCATTGTGGCTATTCTGTCAAGGAATCTCTTTACAAGCCAAAATATTGGTGGTAGAGACAATTCAATATATAGACGTTTATCGAAAAAACAGAAATGCCTTGTTAGGATAACAAGAGTTCTCCTTGCCATTTCGCTCACATTTGTCATTTTAAGTGGGCCTACCCACGCCAATAAACTGAGACATCTAATTCTTACTGAGCTTAACGGTGCTCAAAGACCATATACGTTATCAGACCGAGTTCTCCAGCAGATCTTTCAAATAATATACTATCTTAGTTCGTGCCTTAACATAGTATACTACTTGATTTGGTCTCACAATTTCCGAAAAGAGATCAGACGTCTACTGTGCTTGATACCTGGACAGTCAGAGAGCGGCATCCGAGGATTGGAAAATAGAAGTAAGACGAAGAGTAATAATGAAACGAATCAGATGGGAAAAGGTGCCAAGAGTGGCTGTCGAACGATTGTTGACAAGCCAACAAACCCCAAGTCACAAATAACAATGCTTTAA